In the Bacillus sp. (in: firmicutes) genome, AAGTATTGCAAAATCACAATGAAACGATTTTCGTGAAAGGAAAACAAGTCAATATTATTGGTATTGACGATCACTATTCGAATAGAAGTGACATTAAAAAATCATTTGTAGGGGTTAAAAAAGGATTCGACCTAGTATTAACTCACGACCCAAGCATCATTTTACAAATGAAAGATATACACTTTGACTATCTCCTATCCGGCCACTTCCATGGCGGGCAAATTCATTGGCCTAAGCCGTTCCATCTTGCTCATATGTCAAAGGAAATGATGGACATGAATATGATTAAAGGACTGCATTATTATCACGGAAAACCTTTTTATATCAGTGAAGGTTTAGGCCAAACATCTCTTAATATTCGGATAGGCAGCCGTCCTGAAATTACTCTACATCAAATTCTTCTTGATATAGAACTACAAGAAGTTGAAAAGACTCTAACAGCTATCTAACTGTTAGAGTCTTTATATGTATTAATAAAATGAAGTACTGTAATAGAGGGTGTAGGTTTTAATAATTTAAAGGGGTGAGGGACAGTCCCCTTGTCCTTTAAAACTTTAACAGAACGCGGGACTGTCCCTCACTACTTTAGCGAGTAAAAAAACCAATTGCCAGATAGAGATTGGTTAAGATACTTTAGAGATGGTGGATTGATCATCAGCTTTGACGTGTTGAAAGATGTTCCAGGCAAATAGGATAATGCTGATGGTTGTTAATGTGGCGCCGAATGGGATTAGGATATGTAAGGCTTCGTTACCATACATGAGGAAGCCAAGTCCAAACATCATAAGAGGCAATCCGATATTATGAAGCCAAAAATGAATACGCGCTAAAACTGTGGAGCCCGCTTTTGGAAAAAGCACATAATAAATACCAGCTAGCCCCATTGTTGCCCACCCAAGTAGATTAATGTGGGTATGAACGGGACGTAATTGGAATGTTTCAGACATGGACATGTACATCCCCATCAAAATACCAATCACTAAATAAAATGTCGCAATTTTAATAAGTTTAACACCAATCACTTTCTTATCCCCCCTTTTTCCTTTTTAATAGTACGCTTTCAATATACCATTTATGATAAAAATTTACTATATTTACATTATTTTATAGTAAAAAAGATGCAATTCTATGTGTTAGGGGACAGTCCCGCACTGCTTTAAAGCAGTGCGGGACTGTCCCCTAATCATTGTCCCCTAATCATTGTCCCCTAATCATTGTCCCCTAATCACTTCAACTCTTCTAACAACCGTTGAAGGATTTGGGCATGGCGTTGTTCATCGAAAGCGGCCTGGGTGAAGCGGCGTTTGATTCTTAGGTCATTCGTTCGTGAGGCGATGGAGAAATAAAATGGAGCTGTTTCGGTTTCGTCGCGAATCGATTCTCTTAACCCTTGCCGATACGAATTAGGAAATTGCTGGTTAAAAATATTCAGTTTCGGATACTTTCCAGATAATTGATAAAAGCTTTTTGTAAATTGATAAAAGTGACGAATTTCATCTTGACGAATACCCAATATTTCTTCTTTTGCCTTTTCAATAGGTGCTAGTTGAGCCAGTCTTGTATAATATTGGATTGCAGTATATTCATCATTAATCGCTTTCTGAATATCCCGCTTTTCCCGTTTGGAAACTTTCCCAATTTTATCATCATCTTGTTGAGCTTCTTGCTCTCGTTTCTGTTGATTCGCTAAAGAATGGGGTGGAACCATTGGCAATTGAAACGGTGGACTTTGAACGTATGGCGTATAATAATAACGCATCCTGACACACCCTTTCTTTCATTCAAATGGGCCATTTTCCTTCTATTAATATGTATGTGAAAAAGAGCTATGCATTCCCTATAAAATGCTCCCTTTCATTCGTTTAAAATCCATTGTGCGGCTTCCAATAAGCTACCACACGTATAATCTGCCAGATGAATAGCGGAATCATCTTGACGAGTAGATATCCATACCGTTTTCGTCCCCGCTTCCCTTCCTGCTAATAAATCGACATCGCGGTCGCCCACCATGTAGCTTTGAGATAAGTCAATGTTATATTTTTGTGCTAAATCTCGAATCATTTTCCCAGAAGGCTTCCGACACGCACACCCTTCATTAGGTCGATGAATACAGCAGGCGATCTCAACAATCTTTCCTCCTTCTATTTCTATATCGTAAATAAGTTTTTCATGGATTTTATCCAACAGTTGTTTCGTCATATACCCAAGTCCAACGCCACCTTGATTCGTGACAATAAACAATTGAAAACCAGCTTCTGTTAGCATTCGCATTGCTTTTTGTACACCTGGTAATAAATACAAATCTTGTGGTGTATTCACGTACTTTACCCGTTTTGTCAACACCTCATTGATTACCCCGTCACGATCTAAAAACACCCCGCGATTCATCAACGTTTCCCCCTTTTTATAAAAGTTTTTCCAAATCACACGAAACGTTTTTACCTTGCAAATGCTCTTCTTAAATAATCCAATAAAATGTGGCGATGACTGTTCCCTATTACGTTGCTTTTTTCGCTTTCGCTGTTGTTTTTCTTCTGGTTCGTTTTGGCTTTGCTTCTGGTTTCGTTCGGTCGATTGAGGCTTGTAAGGCAGCCATTAAGTCCGTTATTGGTTGTTCTTTTCTCTCGGCAGTAGGGGCAACTACTTCCATTCCTGTCTTTTTATTCTCAATGAGTTGCAACAATTGTTCTCGATATTCATCCACATATTTTGTCGGTTCAAATGGGTTCGTCAGTTGTTCGATTAATAATTTTGCCATATCTACCTCTTTCTTTGTTAGCTCCAAACTTTCTGGGACATTCGGTACATCATTTGCAGAACGAATTTCATCAGGGTAATGAATCGTCTCCATTAATAACGTTTTCTCATAAGGACGAATAACGGCTAATTTTTCTTTTGAACGAAGAATAATTTTTCCAATCCCTACCTTCCCTGAATCCTTTAAAGCTTGATGAAGTAACGTATACGCTTTTTTTCCACCTTCGTTTGGAGAAAGAAAATACGTTTTATCAAAATAGATCGGATCAATTTCGTTAATTTCGATAAACTCAACAATTTCGACCGCTTGATCTTCTAAAGCTTTTTTCAATGGTTGTAAATCTTCGTCTGTCACGATGACATACTTCCCCTTTACAACTTCATACCCTTTTACAATTTCGTCATTACCGACTTCCCGATCACAAACGGGACATGTTTTAACATATTTGATTGGACTGTGACATTCCTCGTGCAATGAACGAAACGATATATCTTTATCATCGGTCGCTGTATGAAGCTTAACCGGAATACTAACTAATCCGAATTGAATACTTCCTTTCCAAATCGTATGCATATTCTCGCCTCACTTTTTATTATTTAGTGTGAGAAATGAATCTCTCGTTCATACGAATCGTTTCATGGTAAATCGTGCACGTTATAGGTAGAAATTGAAAGCGGGGCGATGAAGTTGTTAAAACCGATGCTACCAACGTTAGTTACTGAACCACCACTTACAGATGACTGGCTATACGAAGTAAAATATGATGGGTTTCGGGGTTTACTTTTTTGGTCACACGAAAAAATAGAGCTGTTAAGTAGAAACGGAAAAGCGTTACTTCCCTTATTTCCAGAAATAGCGGAGTGGTTGGAAACATTTTCAACGAAAGCAGCACCATTTTTCCCTCTCGTCTTCGACGGAGAGATAACGATTTTAGACAATGATATGAAAGGAAGTTTTGAGGCGATTCAGCAACGAGGACGTTTGCGCTCACCTGACCGTATCACCCATCTTGCCAATGGTCGACCTGCGCATTATTTAGTGTTTGACCTATTAAAAGTAAATGGTGAATGGATCACGAATCAAACGTTTCTTCATCGAAAGGATAAGTTAAGACAATTATTTACAGAACTTGGATGGCCGATAGACGTTTCCCGCGTCCATAACAGTCGTGTTCAATATATTCCATTTTCCCCTTCATTTTCAGCGATTTGGGATCGTGTTGATTTATTTCAAGGAGAAGGAATTGTTGCGAAAAAGAAATCTAGTTCATGGGAAGCTGGAAAAAGGTCATCGAATTGGAAAAAAATAAAGCGGAAAGTAATAGGTACATGCTTTATTACTGCATTTGACGAGACAAATGATTATTATACAGTTGCCGTATTTGCCGAAAACCATCACATTGAGACGATCGGGCAAGTGAAACATGGTTTTTCTAAACATGACGAGCAAACACTAAAAGAAGTGATTCGATTAAACGGGAATAAGCAACATAACTTATGGACGATTCATCCGAGCATTTGTATCGATATTTCCTATTTAGAGCAGTCAAAACAGCAATTGCGTGAACCATCTTTTGAACGTTTTCGGCTTGATTTTCCTGTTCATCAATGTACGATAACTTCTTTTCGCTTACAACAACTTCATTTACCAGACGATGTGAATATTACTCATCCCGAAAAAGTCATTTGGCCTCTAGATGGTCGCACAAAATTAGATTACTTGCACTATTTACGTGAGATGGCTCCATTTATGCTCCCTTTTTTACACAATCGTCCATTAACGGTTGTTCGTTATCCAGATGGTGTGGACGAGGAATCTTTTTTTCAAAAAAATTGTCCATCTTACGCTCCAAGTTTCATTCAAACCGTGGAACACGACGGCCAACAAATGATGGTATGTCAAGGATTAAAGGAACTCATTTGGCTTGGGAATCAAGTAGCTATCGAATTTCATACACCGTTTCACCATTTATCAAACGAATATGTGAGTGAAATTGTTCTTGATTTAGATCCACCGTCTGAACAAGCATTTCCACTTGCCATTCACGCTGCGTTATTGCTAAAGGAAAAACTAGATGAATTTGGATTAATTTCGTTTGTGAAATATTCCGGCAAAAAAGGATTACAAATTTACGTCCCTCTTCCACTTCATACGTATCGGTGGGGTGATACCGCACCATTTTTAAAAACCTTAGCGGAATGGCTTGTATCACAACATCCCGATTGGTTTACGACGGAACGTATGAAAGAGCGGCGTGGTGACCGGTTATACGTAGACTACGTACAACATCATCGAAAAAAGACGATCATTTCTCCTTATTCCGTTAGAGGGACGTCAAAAGGTCGAGTCGCTGCTCCTTTATTTTGGGAAGAATTGAAGGAATCCTTTCAACCAGATCAATTTACAATGGACTTTGTTCGTGAAAGAGTCAAAAAAATCGGCTGTCCGTTTCAGCAATTCGATACAAGCCGAAACAAACAGCCGTTTGAACCTATTCGGCAATTTTTTACTAATGGTCTATCATAAAAATTAATTACTTTTGAAATACCATCTCCTCAACGACTTTTTGACAATGTGCTTGCAGTTGTTCATATTCTTGTTCTTCGTTCAGTTGTTCTCTTTTTACTACTTGGAATGAATTTACTTGATTAAGGTCGATTACTAATCGCTTAATATACGTAGCATTTCCGATTAAATCGATTGCTCGTTGATCCCTATGGACCACACAACGGACCTTACCGCCATTATTGTATACGTCTATTGGTTGATCCCAATTGTTAATACCTTCAAGACAAGTGACTAAACTGGAAGCAGACATTGCCGTTCCACAAGCATTCGTAAAACCTACACCACGTTCAAACGTGCGAACATATATTTGTTGTACTCCAAGCGGTTTTACAAAGCTGACATTGACCCCGTCTGGAAACCAATCGTTTGGTCCGTTAACGTATTCCGCTAGTTCTTTTTGTACATTCGATTGAATGATTTCTGAATCGACAATACTAATTAAATGAGGATTCGGTACAGCTACCGCCGTAAACGTCAACCGTTCTGATAATTCTGGGATTCGTTCATTTCTACAAGTCGGTTTATCAAAATTCATCGGAAGTTGAGACACATCAAATAAAATCGGGGAAATTTCAACTTGATAGGTTGGTAATTGACCAAAAATCGGTTCTGCTTTTTTCACTCGTAGATCAGCTTTCATCGTTTCGACGACAAATTCGTCTTCCCCAAATTTTTCTGCTACATAGCGAGCAACACAGCGAAGACCGTTCCCACACATCGATGCTTCCGATCCATCGGCATTGAAAATACGCATTTTTGCTAACCCAGTATGACTCGGTTGTACGAATAAAATCCCGTCTGCTCCTATGCCATTTTGCCGATCACATAACGTTTGGGCGAGCTGTTGGCGTTCCTCATCCGTCCAAGTCGCCAAATGTTCAAGCTCGTCAATTAATAGAAAATCATTTCCTGATCCATGACAATGAATGATTTCTCGTTGCATATCGTTCCTCCTGCTAATTAACGTTTCATTTTTCCCTTAGAATGACACAAGAAAAGAGGAAATTCAACTGTTTTTCGTTGCAGCCGTCTATTTTTTACACCGTATGGATATTGGTTTGAAACAGGCCAACTTGGTTGAGCAATTTTTTCAACCCGAAACCAAACTATTATTTCCTTCCATTCTCCAATAATATATCAACAACTACAAGTATCGTCTATATTTTTCCATCCGTATGATAGCCCTTTTTTCTTTA is a window encoding:
- a CDS encoding metallophosphoesterase; the protein is MIILSIISIAIILFWYRANKNTHQVMLNQIRLSDSEGNGRPSTELNVLQVSDMHLERISITPEELYNKLKNERIDLIALTGDYLDKKRSIPKLVPYLKVFNQLNAKYGIYVVFGNHDYKLKKNDFTTLFKTFENYGCKVLQNHNETIFVKGKQVNIIGIDDHYSNRSDIKKSFVGVKKGFDLVLTHDPSIILQMKDIHFDYLLSGHFHGGQIHWPKPFHLAHMSKEMMDMNMIKGLHYYHGKPFYISEGLGQTSLNIRIGSRPEITLHQILLDIELQEVEKTLTAI
- a CDS encoding cbb3-type cytochrome c oxidase subunit I, with product MGVKLIKIATFYLVIGILMGMYMSMSETFQLRPVHTHINLLGWATMGLAGIYYVLFPKAGSTVLARIHFWLHNIGLPLMMFGLGFLMYGNEALHILIPFGATLTTISIILFAWNIFQHVKADDQSTISKVS
- a CDS encoding ferritin-like domain-containing protein, translated to MVPPHSLANQQKREQEAQQDDDKIGKVSKREKRDIQKAINDEYTAIQYYTRLAQLAPIEKAKEEILGIRQDEIRHFYQFTKSFYQLSGKYPKLNIFNQQFPNSYRQGLRESIRDETETAPFYFSIASRTNDLRIKRRFTQAAFDEQRHAQILQRLLEELK
- a CDS encoding HAD family hydrolase, producing the protein MNRGVFLDRDGVINEVLTKRVKYVNTPQDLYLLPGVQKAMRMLTEAGFQLFIVTNQGGVGLGYMTKQLLDKIHEKLIYDIEIEGGKIVEIACCIHRPNEGCACRKPSGKMIRDLAQKYNIDLSQSYMVGDRDVDLLAGREAGTKTVWISTRQDDSAIHLADYTCGSLLEAAQWILNE
- a CDS encoding Ku protein, whose product is MHTIWKGSIQFGLVSIPVKLHTATDDKDISFRSLHEECHSPIKYVKTCPVCDREVGNDEIVKGYEVVKGKYVIVTDEDLQPLKKALEDQAVEIVEFIEINEIDPIYFDKTYFLSPNEGGKKAYTLLHQALKDSGKVGIGKIILRSKEKLAVIRPYEKTLLMETIHYPDEIRSANDVPNVPESLELTKKEVDMAKLLIEQLTNPFEPTKYVDEYREQLLQLIENKKTGMEVVAPTAERKEQPITDLMAALQASIDRTKPEAKPKRTRRKTTAKAKKAT
- the ligD gene encoding DNA ligase D, which encodes MLPTLVTEPPLTDDWLYEVKYDGFRGLLFWSHEKIELLSRNGKALLPLFPEIAEWLETFSTKAAPFFPLVFDGEITILDNDMKGSFEAIQQRGRLRSPDRITHLANGRPAHYLVFDLLKVNGEWITNQTFLHRKDKLRQLFTELGWPIDVSRVHNSRVQYIPFSPSFSAIWDRVDLFQGEGIVAKKKSSSWEAGKRSSNWKKIKRKVIGTCFITAFDETNDYYTVAVFAENHHIETIGQVKHGFSKHDEQTLKEVIRLNGNKQHNLWTIHPSICIDISYLEQSKQQLREPSFERFRLDFPVHQCTITSFRLQQLHLPDDVNITHPEKVIWPLDGRTKLDYLHYLREMAPFMLPFLHNRPLTVVRYPDGVDEESFFQKNCPSYAPSFIQTVEHDGQQMMVCQGLKELIWLGNQVAIEFHTPFHHLSNEYVSEIVLDLDPPSEQAFPLAIHAALLLKEKLDEFGLISFVKYSGKKGLQIYVPLPLHTYRWGDTAPFLKTLAEWLVSQHPDWFTTERMKERRGDRLYVDYVQHHRKKTIISPYSVRGTSKGRVAAPLFWEELKESFQPDQFTMDFVRERVKKIGCPFQQFDTSRNKQPFEPIRQFFTNGLS
- a CDS encoding diaminopimelate epimerase translates to MQREIIHCHGSGNDFLLIDELEHLATWTDEERQQLAQTLCDRQNGIGADGILFVQPSHTGLAKMRIFNADGSEASMCGNGLRCVARYVAEKFGEDEFVVETMKADLRVKKAEPIFGQLPTYQVEISPILFDVSQLPMNFDKPTCRNERIPELSERLTFTAVAVPNPHLISIVDSEIIQSNVQKELAEYVNGPNDWFPDGVNVSFVKPLGVQQIYVRTFERGVGFTNACGTAMSASSLVTCLEGINNWDQPIDVYNNGGKVRCVVHRDQRAIDLIGNATYIKRLVIDLNQVNSFQVVKREQLNEEQEYEQLQAHCQKVVEEMVFQK